One genomic segment of Acidobacteriota bacterium includes these proteins:
- a CDS encoding DMT family transporter, which translates to MAVALIWGSSFLWIDIGLESLRPGVIAASRLLLGAAVIACFPSAWKPVRRSDLGSIALMGILWMGLPLVLFPIAQQWIDSAVAGMVNGAVPLATAAWATFLLRRLPGPSQGTGLLVGFGGVVAIAWPQLMASRSTALGVGMLAFSVVLYGLAANLAVPLQQRYGALPVLLRAQLISLVFVVPFGLADLAGSRWNTKSVLAMFPLGALSTGLAFVMMIALVGRVGSARGSVPIYLGAPVAMVLGVVFLGESVHPSAIAGTALVILGAWLTSRREERGTRSQQVLRRTS; encoded by the coding sequence GTGGCCGTCGCGCTGATCTGGGGCTCTTCCTTTCTTTGGATCGATATCGGCCTCGAGAGCCTTCGCCCAGGGGTTATCGCCGCCAGCCGGCTGCTCCTCGGTGCTGCCGTGATCGCGTGCTTTCCCAGTGCTTGGAAGCCCGTCCGGCGCTCGGACCTGGGCTCCATCGCGTTGATGGGGATTCTCTGGATGGGCCTGCCTCTGGTTCTTTTTCCGATCGCTCAACAGTGGATCGACTCGGCCGTCGCGGGGATGGTCAATGGAGCAGTGCCCCTGGCCACCGCTGCCTGGGCCACCTTCTTGCTCAGGCGTCTTCCGGGGCCGAGTCAAGGGACCGGCCTCCTGGTGGGTTTCGGTGGAGTGGTCGCCATCGCCTGGCCGCAGCTCATGGCTTCGAGATCTACGGCCCTGGGAGTCGGCATGCTCGCATTCTCGGTCGTCCTCTACGGTCTGGCGGCCAACCTTGCCGTGCCGCTCCAGCAGCGCTACGGAGCCTTGCCCGTGCTCCTTCGGGCTCAGCTCATCTCCTTGGTGTTCGTCGTGCCCTTCGGCCTCGCTGATCTGGCGGGCTCGAGGTGGAACACCAAGTCCGTCCTGGCGATGTTTCCCTTGGGAGCCCTCAGCACGGGCCTCGCCTTCGTGATGATGATCGCCCTGGTCGGACGGGTGGGGAGCGCTCGCGGGTCCGTGCCCATCTACCTGGGAGCCCCTGTCGCGATGGTCCTCGGAGTCGTGTTCCTTGGAGAGTCGGTGCATCCCTCGGCGATTGCGGGTACGGCGCTGGTCATCCTGGGGGCCTGGTTGACCTCGCGCCGGGAGGAAAGGGGCACTCGGTCACAACAAGTCTTAAGAAGAACCTCGTGA
- a CDS encoding Fur family transcriptional regulator yields MSITKDEARKLLHGSALRATAPRLAVLRVLAEAQGPLSHTEVLERLGETDWDPATIYRNLVKLRDASVAPVVSRADGIDRYALIGAEGDGHRHPHFFCEDCGRVACLPAQLIASMSMDGPWAASIRKAMVQLSGECPDCLQSAGEDPR; encoded by the coding sequence ATGAGCATCACCAAAGACGAGGCACGAAAGCTGCTCCACGGAAGTGCTCTACGGGCCACGGCTCCGCGGCTGGCAGTGCTCCGGGTGCTTGCGGAAGCCCAGGGACCGCTTTCCCACACCGAAGTGCTCGAGCGACTCGGCGAGACGGACTGGGATCCCGCGACGATCTATCGGAACCTCGTGAAGCTTCGCGACGCCAGCGTCGCCCCCGTGGTGAGCCGCGCGGACGGTATCGATCGCTACGCGCTCATCGGGGCAGAAGGTGACGGCCATCGTCACCCGCACTTCTTCTGCGAGGACTGCGGCCGCGTCGCGTGCCTGCCGGCGCAGCTCATCGCGTCGATGTCGATGGACGGACCGTGGGCTGCGTCGATCCGAAAGGCGATGGTCCAGTTGAGCGGCGAGTGCCCAGACTGCCTTCAGAGCGCTGGTGAGGATCCTCGGTGA
- the zigA gene encoding zinc metallochaperone GTPase ZigA, with protein MTLNQRPGVDLPRLPVTVLSGFLGAGKTTLLNQVLNNREGRRIAVIVNDMSEVNIDAALVERGGAELSRTEETLVEMTNGCICCTLREDLLAEVSRLAQEGRFDYLLIESTGISEPIPVAQTFTFEDEQGVSLGDVSRLDTMVTVVDAASFLKDYNAAEALQNRGESLGEEDERTVTDLLIDQVEFADVIVLNKLDLVSDNHALEVEAILRALNPGAKIYRATRGNLPLELVLDTGLFDYVKAESSAGWIRELQGEHTPETEEYGISSFTFRASAPFDAEKLWAFLNDEEAWRGVLRSKGFFWVAADHRIAYEWAQAGGISNVNPAGMWWAALPREHWEHPEGARPDQQPNWHPRYGDRHQALVFIGQQMDEAAMRARLAACLLDEGLASCDSQEWAALPNPFPKLQMIDSVDG; from the coding sequence ATGACACTGAACCAAAGACCCGGAGTCGACCTCCCACGCCTCCCCGTCACCGTCCTGTCCGGATTCCTCGGGGCCGGAAAGACCACGCTACTCAACCAGGTGCTCAACAACCGCGAGGGTCGCCGGATCGCGGTGATCGTGAATGACATGAGTGAGGTCAACATCGACGCAGCACTGGTGGAGCGCGGTGGAGCCGAGCTCTCGCGGACCGAAGAAACGCTGGTCGAGATGACGAACGGCTGTATCTGCTGCACCCTGCGGGAGGACCTTCTCGCCGAGGTCTCGCGGTTGGCGCAAGAGGGGCGATTCGACTACCTGCTCATCGAATCCACCGGCATCTCGGAGCCCATTCCGGTCGCTCAGACCTTCACCTTCGAGGATGAGCAAGGGGTGAGCCTGGGTGATGTCTCGCGCCTCGACACGATGGTCACCGTCGTCGACGCCGCCAGCTTCCTGAAGGACTACAACGCCGCCGAGGCGCTTCAGAACCGTGGTGAGTCGCTCGGTGAGGAGGATGAACGCACGGTCACCGACCTGCTGATCGATCAGGTCGAGTTCGCTGACGTCATCGTGCTCAACAAGCTCGATCTCGTCAGTGACAACCACGCCCTCGAGGTCGAGGCCATTCTGAGAGCCCTCAATCCCGGTGCCAAGATCTACCGGGCGACGCGAGGCAATCTGCCCCTCGAGCTCGTGCTCGACACCGGCTTGTTCGACTACGTCAAGGCCGAAAGCTCAGCCGGCTGGATCCGAGAGCTCCAGGGGGAGCACACGCCCGAGACCGAGGAGTACGGCATCTCGAGCTTCACCTTTCGGGCTTCGGCGCCGTTCGACGCTGAAAAGCTCTGGGCCTTCCTGAACGACGAAGAGGCCTGGCGCGGCGTGCTGCGATCGAAGGGCTTCTTTTGGGTCGCCGCCGATCATCGGATTGCCTATGAGTGGGCGCAGGCCGGCGGTATCAGCAACGTGAACCCCGCCGGAATGTGGTGGGCCGCCTTGCCGCGCGAGCATTGGGAACACCCCGAGGGTGCGCGGCCGGATCAGCAGCCCAACTGGCACCCACGCTACGGTGATCGTCACCAGGCGCTCGTCTTCATCGGCCAGCAGATGGACGAGGCGGCGATGCGAGCCCGACTGGCTGCGTGCCTGCTCGACGAGGGGCTCGCCTCCTGCGACAGTCAAGAATGGGCAGCGCTACCGAACCCCTTCCCGAAGCTTCAGATGATCGATAGCGTGGACGGTTGA